The proteins below come from a single Miscanthus floridulus cultivar M001 chromosome 1, ASM1932011v1, whole genome shotgun sequence genomic window:
- the LOC136459550 gene encoding E3 ubiquitin-protein ligase At1g12760-like yields the protein MLAVTVSQVVALLTSALSGTEGGGGMAVGTTTKAAGSDKGERWRCCGGQGHDHSASSSAGYCCVCISACRDGDDIRRLPCGHAFHRDCVDRWLARCRRTCPLCRLHIGGPAVGMVEQQLSEDLVIWFSSLFVAGL from the coding sequence ATGCTGGCCGTGACGGTGAGCCAGGTTGTGGCGCTGCTCACCTCGGCTCTTTCCGGcacggagggcggcggcggcatggcggTTGGGACGACGACAAAGGCGGCGGGATCCGATAAGGGCGAGCGCTGGCGATGTTGCGGCGGACAGGGGCACGACCACTCGGCGTCGTCGTCGGCGGGGTACTGCTGCGTGTGCATATCGGCGTGCCGCGACGGGGACGACATCCGGAGGCTGCCCTGCGGACACGCCTTCCACCGGGACTGCGTCGACCGCTGGCTGGCGCGATGCCGCCGGACATGCCCGCTCTGCCGCCTGCACATCGGCGGACCTGCCGTGGGTATGGTCGAGCAGCAGCTCAGCGAGGACCTCGTCATCTGGTTCTCTTCGCTCTTTGTCGCCGGCTTGTAA